Below is a window of Nicotiana tabacum cultivar K326 chromosome 19, ASM71507v2, whole genome shotgun sequence DNA.
CGATCAATTGATAATCTAATCCTTGAGatgataatttttaaaaaacatATTCTCCATAAGTAGAGATAAAATTAAAACCCTCTCTCAACTCCCTCttccccttccctttacttaGCCACtagtaaataaaagaaataaaaagcatTAACTATAACATCAAATTTAATGAAAATCTTAGATAGCAACTTGCAGCTTCTTAAATGGAAGCATAGTTCTAATATGTGCTTCTGCCTCAATTTCCAAGCAAGGTTTTAAAACCAGTTCATTCCATGCATCATCAGCTTCTTTTCTAGATTTTTTGTGCACATTGGTCGCATCAATTTGGTGAATTGGCCACATTTTCTCGTTCCTCAGACGTCGAATTTTCTCAAGTTGGCAACACACTAATTTGCACGTATTAAGCTTAATTTCTTCAATGGCAGATTCAAGGAGTATCTGCTTAGCTGCTTCGTTAATATTTGATTTGTTTTCCTCTCTTAAATACATGTCCATCTCTGGAACACCAATGGATCGTCGGATTCCTTTGGTATAATCTGCCTCAGGAACAAATATTCCTCGTACCTCATCCACTAACCCTGCACCATAATTAATTCAAGACTCTTAAAAACAGAAAAATTAGAAGAAACTAAAATTAATGCATAATTAACCATCGCATTAGTACGTTTATACAATGATTGTGCACGTTCCATGCTTTCATATAGTCAGACGAAAAGGAAAAACTTAATTTAGAACGTCTCTAATTATATCAGAGTTTAGATAATAACAATTTTTTCATTTTGTCATGTCAAATCTCTTAAATGACAACTATTTATAATTTATGATAAACGGCACTATAAAAAAAATGGAATTAACTACGAACTTTTTCGCTAATTTGTCACTAATTCGTCTCTAAATAGGATTAGCGATAGATTTTTCTGTTTAACTACGGAATTTGCCCGTCCCTAATTCTTGTGTTTTTAGTAGTACCTAATACAACAGGTAAAAGTCATGTGTTAATGATCTCCAAAATGAAcctcatatatataaaaaacgaaGAGAATTAAAAACAGAACTGCATGGACCATGTGATCAACCCTTTTAGAAACAGAAGAGTGTAAAACAGGCAAGGCAACATCAACCCAAATGAAGCAACAATTGTACTTTGATTTAAACTTGCACACAGGATTCTCCACAAGTGCCTCAATGTAAGTATTAGATCCTCCAACAATTATTGGAATATGGCCAGAATTCAACACATATTCTATGTGGTAAACAACTTGATAACAGAAATCCTCAGCCGTGAAGTCAGCTTCCGGATCAATTTCACCTagcaaataatatataaaattaaagtTAAATTAATATTGATCGTTTCGTGTAAATACCGAGGTGCAGATAAGTATTTACCTAGCAAATGGTGCGGTATGCCTTGTTTCTCAAGGTCTGTAATTTTGTTTGTAACAATGTCAAGTCCCTTATACACTTGCATTTTGTCAGAGTTGATGATTTCTCCTGGAAAATGAGTGGCGACGTCAACTGAGAGACGAGATTTTCCAGTTCCAGTAGCTCCCATTATAAACACCACTTTCTTCTTGCTCAACCCGTTGTTAATGAAGGTGTTCATACTTCTACAATTAAAATAAGTGCAAAATATAGATGTTAGATTAAAACATTAGATAATCTAATTAAAACTAGTCATGCACGGTAAcagattcaaaatttaaatacCATTAGTTCTAAGTTAGAATACGAATTGTGAAGAAAGtatatatttaattaaatataactatatatatatatatatatatatatatatatatatatatatatatatatatatatatatatgtatttttgaacAAGAAACAATGGTTGCTGTCGAACCCACGATTTCTATTTATCTGTCAATGTTCATGAGGCCACTTCAAATAAAGTGAAGCATGATAATTAGTAGTAGTATAATTTTTCTTGCATAAATGAAGAGAATACTATGATCATGATAAAATGACATATATAGTAGGACACTACATATTTACTGCATCAAAGTAAATAAACAATTGGTTTCACATAGAAAGAGAATTAATATATCTATTATCAAACACTATATAAGAGGTAgaaac
It encodes the following:
- the LOC107813740 gene encoding adenylate isopentenyltransferase 5, chloroplastic-like; amino-acid sequence: MNTFINNGLSKKKVVFIMGATGTGKSRLSVDVATHFPGEIINSDKMQVYKGLDIVTNKITDLEKQGIPHHLLGEIDPEADFTAEDFCYQVVYHIEYVLNSGHIPIIVGGSNTYIEALVENPVCKFKSKYNCCFIWVDVALPVLHSSVSKRVDHMVRAGLVDEVRGIFVPEADYTKGIRRSIGVPEMDMYLREENKSNINEAAKQILLESAIEEIKLNTCKLVCCQLEKIRRLRNEKMWPIHQIDATNVHKKSRKEADDAWNELVLKPCLEIEAEAHIRTMLPFKKLQVAI